The Microtus pennsylvanicus isolate mMicPen1 chromosome 5, mMicPen1.hap1, whole genome shotgun sequence DNA segment TAGAGTCTTCATGGCTTTCTTCACTTCCGCATTTCTCAGGGAGTAGATGACAGGGTTGAGGAGGGGAGTTATCACTGTGTAGAACACAGCTACCATCTTGTCTATAGGCAGTGTAGCAGAAGGTCTCATGTAGATGAAAACACAGGGACCAAAGAACAATATAACTACAGTGACATGGGACCCACAGGTGGAAAGGGCTTTGCACCGCCCCTCAGAGCTTTGAGTCCTCAGATGAAACAAGATAACCACATAGGATGCTAAGAGGACCACAAAACTGATCACAGACAGTGTTCCCCCATTGGCAACAATTAGCAGACCGATGAGGAAAGTGTCTGAGCAGGCAAGTTTAAGCACAGGAAGCAAGTCACAGAAATAATGGTCAATGACATTGGGGCCACAGTAAGGTAAGTCGAAGATAAGAAGGATCTGGGCAAAGGAATGCACAAAGCCTCCCATCCACTCTGTTCCCACAAGGACGGCACACACCTGTCTGTTCATGATACTGGTGTAGTGCAGGggcttgcagatggccacatagcggtcataggccatcaccGTGAGCAGGAAAATCTCAGCGCCACCAAAAAAATGCATGAAGAAAAGCTGTGTCATGCAGCCCCATACAGATATGGATTTCTTCTGAGCTAGGAGATCAAAGATGAGTTTGGGCACTGTTGTAGAGGAGTAGCAGATCTCCACAAAGGAGAGGCAGCCAagaaagaagtacatgggagaTTCAAGACTTCTGCTGGCTGCGACAGTGACCACCATGAGGAG contains these protein-coding regions:
- the LOC142850678 gene encoding olfactory receptor 4X2-like, giving the protein MANIHNVTEFIFLGLSPSQEVQRVCFVIFLLLYTAIVLGNLLMVVTVAASRSLESPMYFFLGCLSFVEICYSSTTVPKLIFDLLAQKKSISVWGCMTQLFFMHFFGGAEIFLLTVMAYDRYVAICKPLHYTSIMNRQVCAVLVGTEWMGGFVHSFAQILLIFDLPYCGPNVIDHYFCDLLPVLKLACSDTFLIGLLIVANGGTLSVISFVVLLASYVVILFHLRTQSSEGRCKALSTCGSHVTVVILFFGPCVFIYMRPSATLPIDKMVAVFYTVITPLLNPVIYSLRNAEVKKAMKTLWIRTIKVDEKKSGYWLSVLEWC